aTCTAGTCTTTGCCTTTTGAAGTCCCTAGTCTGGTAGATGGAATGTGTCCTTATCCAAGATGAATTGGAGCTGATGAATCCCTTCCTTGAGGAGAAGCTTGGGATCTGCTTGGTCTAGGGGGAATCCTGATTTGTCTTTTGCATAGAATGAGGCAGAAGTCTAGAGAGGATTAATCAGTTAGCATAGACGTCTAAAGCCTGCTCAGAGGAGTATCTGTTAAAAATAGACACAGTGCTTCCAGGCACTCACAGTCTAAGGAGCAGGCAAGAAAGACCATCATATAATCAATAGAAATTACAGTTTTTGCACTTCACTTATCAGACCTTTTGTACATTGCTGAAAGGGTTAGAGAGGTCCAGAATCTCAGACAAGAAAGGACCTGAGAGGCCTTTGGACCCAGATTCCTCAGTGCTCACCGTGGTGATGAGGGAAATGAAATGTGAGAGGGAAGGAAACCTTACCCCGGGGCACAAGACTGGTTGATGGCCAACTTGGAGCCTCCAAGGGCCCAGTGTTTTGTCCCCACATCTTAAGAAATAGGATTCTTAAAGGTTGACTTTTATTCCATTATAAACTGCTCCATATTGCTGTGATTAACTGGAATTTTTAGAGGAAATCCAAAGCATTCTAATCTAGGATTAAACTTTTTCAGTAACCCAGCCCtgccaacaaaggaaacaatagaTTTAGTCTTCTCATTATATAAACCTTCAAGGCATTCTAATATTCACTGCTGCAggtgtcttaccctgtacttgattTTTTAACATAGACAGATCACCCTTTTGTTGACTAAAAATCTTTTTTGCATGCCAAGAAGGTAGAGACAAAACTAAAGAGAAGTTTTTGTTCAGCAAATGGAGTCACAAGTATGATCCTTACCATTTTCTACAAATGGTGGAAAGAGAGTAGAATATTCTGAAGCTTCATAAAATTTAGGCTATTGTATTAGAGTGTAGAAGCCTTATATATGTGACGTTTTTATTCATCTAATAGTGCCTCAGGTgaatttaagggtttttttttttttaagattttaattacttatttgacagagcgaatGACAgcgagagacggaacacaagcagggggagtgggagaaggagaaggaggcttcccacggagcagggagcctaatgcagggcttgatcccaggcccctgggatcattacctgagccgaaggcagacgcttaatgactgaggaacccaggcacccctaagggtTATCTTAGGTCGATACTTTTATGAAAATGAGTTCTCATTTCTTGGTTGTTATCTGTAtgaaaatttaggatttttttttcttattagtctTCACATTCCATACATCCTTAACTAAAAATTGTTAGTTTCTGTGGCAAAAGAATGATCAGAAGTGGTATGGGTAGATTGGAAAACAGATTTCGGTTGTGCCAGGAAGATTTCCTGGAGGAAAAGCCCTGCATTTCAGGGTAAAATGGGACAGAAATAAGGTATAaaaggcagggaaaggagcagattAGCTCTAGGTAAGTGAGTTATTAGAGGTGTATCTGGCCTTCAGTCAGCCATTAcatgccttcttttcttttgcccCCTTGTCCCTAGGAATCCAGATTACCTCCCGCACTGCAGTCCCGGCTGGCGCCTCCGACTCAcagcctccttcctgctctccGTCCTTCCATTGCTAGACCTCCTTCCAGTCACTTTGCCACCCGGGGCAGGCCCAGGCCCCATAGGGCTAGAAGTGCTGGCAGGGGGTGTGGCAGCGGTGGCCTGGATCAGCCACTGCCTGGCCTTGTGGGCGTTGGCTCATTCCCCTCATGGCCTCTTCCGGGGACCATTGACCTTGGCTCTGGCTGCCTTTCTGCCGGCCCCAGCCCTAGTGCTTACCCTGCTATGGCATTGCCAGCGAGGCACGCTTCTGCCCCCGCTTCTCCCAGGACCCCTCTCCCGCCTATGCCTTCTCATTCTGCAGCTGGCTGCGCTCTTGGCCTATGGACTGGGCTGGGCCATCCCGGGGCAGTCACGGGAGCCCTGGGCCCAGGAACCCCTCCTGTCTCAGGGAGAGGAGCCTGAGGTAGCTGAAGATGGGGAGAGTTGGCTATCACGCTTTTCCTATGCCTGGCTGACACCCTTGCTGGCCCGAGGTGCCCGTGGAGAACTCCGGCAGCCCCAGGACACTTGCCGCCTCCCACACAGGCTGCGCCCAATCTACCTGGCTAGTGCCTTCCAGGCACACTGGCAGGAAGGGGCCCGGCTGTGGAGGGCCCTATATAAGGTCTTTGGCCAGCGCTACCTAGCACTGGGACTACTGAAGCTTGTGGGGACCATGCTGGGGTTCTCAGGGCCCTTGCTGCTCTCCTTCCtggtgggcttcctggaggaggggcaaGAGCCACTAAGCAATGGACTGCTGTATGCCCTGGGGCTAGCTGGTGGGGCCGTACTGGGTGCTGTGCTACAGAATCAGTATGGGTATGAGGTACGGAAGGTGACGCTTCAGGCACGGGGGGCTGTGCTGACTATTCTGTACCGAAAGACTTTACAGCTGGGGCCCAGACGCCCTCCTGCTGGGGAAGCCCTGAACCTACTGGGCACCGACTCTGAGCGGCTGCTCAACTTTGCTGGAAGCTTCCATGAAGCATGGGGCCTGCCCCTGCAGCTGGCCATCACCCTCTACCTGCTTCACCAGCAGGTGGGTGTGGCTTTCGTGGGTGGTCTGATCCTGGCACTGCTGCTGGTCCCTGTCAACAAAGTGATTGCTACCCGCATCATGGCCAGCAACCAGGAGATGCTACAGCATAAGGATGCACGGGTTAAGGTAAGGGCTGCTTAGGATTCCTCAGCAATCCAGAGACCCCACCTAGCATCCTGGTCCCCAGGTCCTCCCACGCCCAGGGCCTAAGGGTGTGAGTGTGTTCTAGGAGTTAAGAGCTCACACTGGAGAACGACATGGGTTCATATTCCAGCTCTTCCACTTACTAGTTTAATTACCTCAGATAAGTCTCTTAACCTCtttgggcctctgtttcctcatctggctAATGACCATAACAATAGCTTTATAGAGTTGTCATGAGGATGGTATGCGGTAACTCTGGGTATGGGCCCAGTCACAAAGTAAGCACTAACTATGCATGGCTTGTTAGTAATACTGTAGCAGTAGCTCATACAGCCCTAAGCAGCAGCCCTGAGAGGTAGGAATTAGCCTGTCTTGGACCAAATGGGCTTTTAGTATCAGTGTCTGGACCTCAGTCTTCTATCTCTTCATCTAGGGCAGAGCCCATCTCATAGCCACATGTGGAGAGGCCTCAGAGAACCCCGGCTACCTCTGAGGGGtgggctgtggggaagggagtAGGTCAGTCTTCTGCCTGGGCCAGCTCTAGGTGTTGAGGGTCTGGCTGAATCAGTCTGGGTTCTGCAGTGACTGGGGGATGGCAGGCCTGGCAGTCCATACAGCATAGTTGTCAGCCTCTTGTGGGAATAACTCAGAGTGCTAACAGGGAGGTGGTCCCTCAGAGTTGGTTAAAGTCCAGGCCCTTTTCCCCTACCCATGATAGCTACAGACTAGGCTTCCAGTACTTCCCTGGCTTCCGGGCTGGGCATGTGTGAATGTGGGGATCCAGGAAGTTTCTCTAGCCCTTGCCCATCGTGCTGGACTCATCAGCCTGTCTGACCCTGGTCTGTGGTATGGGCTTCCTACACCTGTATGTTCCTACAGGAAGAATTCGTCCCACCCAAGCCATAGGCCAGACTGGCAACTAGCTCCCAAAGCCCTCTGCTTCTGGCTTTGGGAAAGAGTTCTTAGTCCCTCATCTCATGGAAGGAGTGCTTTTACCCTGGTGTGGTAACCCTCCTGTACTTTCTACCACTTCCTCTCCTAGGAAGGTAGGGGGATTCCAGCTCTGACTTGGTCTCCGCTCTGGAGACACGTGGAGGAGAAGTAAAAGACTGGAAGGAGAAGAAACTCAGGGCTGAAAGGGATTTGAGGGCAGGATTTCCAGAAAGGGCTGAGATGAAGAAGGGAGGGGGCTAGGAAAGTACAGAATATCTGGGAGCTCAGGGTACTTGGCTTCCTCTACCAGGAGCTCCTGTACAAAGGAGAATGGACACACAGTAGCAGGGTCTCCACTTCACACTGCCCTCTTGTCTCCATCCCTAGCTCATAACAGAGCTGCTGAGTGGCATTCGGGTCGTCAAGTTCTTCGGGTGGGAGCAGGCGCTGGGGGCCCGAGTAGAGGCCTGCCGAGCTCGCGAACTGGGGCGACTCTGGGTCATCAAATACCTGGATGCAGCCTGTGTGTACCTGTGGGCAGCCCTGCCAGTTGTCATCTCCATCGTCATCTTCATCACCTATGTCCTCCTGGGGCACCAGCTCACAGCCACCAAGGTGAGGGCCAGGGGAGGAGGGGACGGCTGTAGGAAAGtgtggggagaagcagcagcaaggAGACCGCAGTGGAGTCATGAAGTGGCCTCAGGCCCTTGGGGCTGCTGGGAAGGAGGATCTCTGGCTGCCTCAACCTTTCCCAACCCAGGGGGAATTCTCTGAAATTTCTGGAGCCTTGGATATACAACCCAAaagaaggaattctttttttcccctcccttcctcttcagcTTTAGCCCCAGGCTCCATGTTAGGTCCCGATATCCTCATTTTGAtgacctttgggggaaaaaaaaaatccatgatccAGTGCCAGCTCTAGCCAGAGCCAGACGATGTTTGCACTTACAAAGTCTCAGAATGCACCAGGACTGGTTGAGTGGGAACCCGGATCTCTGGAAGAACATCTAGAATTTCTAGGGTCTGAAGCGGCTACCTTTGCGATCGCTAACCAAGGAGTTTCCTGCCAACCCCTAAGTTCTGCTGCTgccctattctttttttgttttgttttgtttttgtttttgtttttaattaatttatttttttcagagtaacagtattcattgtttttgcaccatatccagtgctccatgcaatccgtgccctaatacccaccacctggttcccccaacctcccaccccccaccccttcaaaaccctcagattgtttttcagagtccatagtctctcatgattcacctccccttccaatttcccccaactcccttctcctctctaacaccccatgtcctccatgctatttgttatgctccacaaataagtgaaaccatatgataattgactctctctgcttgacttatttcactcagcataatctcttccagtcccatccatgttgctacaaaagttgagtattcatcctttctgatggaggcataatactccatagtgcatatggaccacatcttctatatccattcgtccattgaagggcatcttggttctttccagtttggcgaccgtggccattgctgctataaacattggggtacatatggcccttcttttcactacatctgtatctttggggtaattctTCCCTCCACGCCCCTGCCCCCAGGACCTTCACCCGCAGGCCTTCAGATGGCCCCTGAGCTTCAGGTGATGCTTCATCCTGCTTCTGCCCTACTTAGGTGTTCACAGCCTTGGCACTGGTGCGCATGCTCATTCTTCCCCTCAACAACTTCCCCTGGGTGATTAATGGCCTCCTGGAGGCCAAAGTGTCCTTGGACCGGATCCAGCGTTTCCTTGACCTTCCCAGCCACAACCCCCAAGCCTACTATAGCCCAGGTAATGGGAAGCTAGAGGGAGAGCCCGGCGCAGGGTGAGGAGGGGACTGTAGCCCCTAGGGAGCTGTACACAGGTGCTGGCAAGAAGAGCCAGAGGCAGCAGAATCCAGGCAGAGCATGTGGGGGAGAGTCCTCAGACCAGGATGAAGGCTGAAGTAGCCCTGGGCCGGTAGATACAGGACAGGCAAGACAACAACACACTTCCTGGTTAACCTTCCCCAAGTAGTGAGATTGTGCCTTAGAAACCCATGttaagtgggtttttttccctcttcagatCCCCCCACAGAGCCATCTACAGTGTTGGAGCTGCATGAAGCCCTATTCTCCTGGGACTCAGCTGGAAGCAGCCAGGAGACCTTCATCAGTCACCTTGAAGTAAAGAAGGTTTGTTGGTTAGACCATATTAGGGAGTCCCCAGGTGAATGGGAATGGCAGACTCAGTGACAGGTAAACACACCTGGAGCCCATCATAGCTAGATGGCCTGCATCTCGACAAGGTACCAAGGGGAAGACTGGAGGGGCTCTGGTGAGCAAGTTCTACACTCTTCTCTGGACCTCATCCCACTCAGCACAGTGCTGTCAGAGTTGGTTGCTCTCTCCCCAGTCTTTAGACAGCTATATATCCACCTCATCCTAGCCAACAATTATGGCTCTCCATTGTCCTGAGGCCAGAAAGTTCAGAACAGACCCCAGAGCTTATTCAGCATCTGCCTCAGGCTGGGGACCAGGGGAAAGACCCAGCAGCCTCTTCTGAGAAGGATTTTGCAAATGGGGTAGCTAATCCTCTGTTTAGCCTGCTAGAAAGGGATCACACCCTGTGACTCACAacaccgccaccgccaccgcaTACATCCACAAAGAAGCACTTGAAAGAATATTCCTGGCAGGACAGTGACTCCCGATTACCCCAGGCCTGAGTTTTCCTTCTCCGCTGACCCCTGTCCAACCCTTTGCCCCACAGCTCAACCCAGCGTTCTCCAGTCTCTACCACATTTGGCTCACATTTCTGGCATGGgctgtatattttgtttttcttcttcgtTCAGGCAAGACAAGGCTGGaatttttcaaaggaattttACTAATGTTGTCAGTTGGGGCTTTTTTGGATCGAAGTCATAGAAACCCACTGAAGCTAGCTTAAGCAAACAAGAATTTATAAGAAGGCTATAGAGATGAATTGCAGAATCCAAAGGCAGGTGTGCAGCTGGATCTCGGCAGCAGCCCAGAACCGGGACTCGACTCGTAGAGCTCTCCTTCCGTCTGCTTTCCTCTGTGTCTGCCTCATGCTTCTCTTTTGGTGGACCCGCTCTTCACTGGGCAGAAACGGAGACTGCAGAGAGCCTTCCCACACACACGCTAccgccagagagagggagaattccCAGGAGAGGGTCTCAGCTTGCTCTGGTGCCCCCTCGGAGATGGGTCAGTCCTGGCTGACAGACTGGGGACATCACAGTCAGAGCTTCTGAGAAACGCACCTGTTTCTAGAAAAGCACTGTACTTCTCTCGGTCCTGCATGGTGTCACTGAGTGAGATACAGCCCAGCCTGTGGGCTGGAGAATTCTTTCCTTACAGACTAACTGGGGCCTAGAGAGAAGCTTCTGTGGAAGGGTTGGCAGCCCAGGACCTCAGGAGGGAGACCTGATGCTTACTGTCTGGCTTCCTTGCAGGGTGCCTTGGTGGGCATCGTGGGGAAGGTGGGCTGTGGGAAGAGCTCGCTGCTGGCCGCCATTGCTGGGGAGCTCCACAGGTGAGTAACCTCTAGGGCCCCCCTGTCCTCCACTTTGACCTTCAGCAAACACTTCCCTAGCCCCTGCCATGTGGCGGACGCCTTTTTAGAATCCAGGGATGCCAAGGGTTAGAGATGAACAAGACCTTGTCCCTGTCTTGGGAGAGTTTTCAGTCTGGAAAGGGGAAGGCAGTTAAGACTGAATTTTCATAATCCTCACACCAGAGTTCTGTGAGTGCTATAatagtaaagaaataaatggaaacatccCGCAAAATCTCCTTTTTCGGAAAATGTAGTTACACAGGGAAGGatccagggaggagcagaggaatgaAGGAGGGCCTTCTTACTTTATAGTGAGGATGAGTGAGTGCAGGGTGGTGACCATACTCTCCTCTGAGCTTTTGAGCACATCCAGATCTGACAGCCGCTTGGCTGTAGCCAAAGAGCAGTTTCTTCCCTTCCTCGTCCAGAATGAGCCTCCAGTCTCATTAGGGCCCCTCAACCCCAATCCAGAGACCCAGGTGACATGAAGGGGGACCTGACATAGAAGACAGTCTGGAGAGGCTTCTGGGAGGCCGGGGGCTGGTTATGGAGGGACCAGTCAGGAGCTGCCCTCCCCCCAATGCTGCCGGCCTGACTCTCCACAGGCTGAGTGGGCGGGTGGCAGTGTGGGAGCTGTCCAAAGGCTTTGGCCtggccacccaggaaccctggatCCAGTTTGCCACCATCCGAGACAACATTCTCTTTGGGAAGACATTTGATGCCCAGCTGTACAAGGAAGTGCTTGAAGCCTGCGCCCTCGGTGATGACCTCCGTGTGAGTGCCGGGCCCTGAGACCTTCTGGCTGCCTGCTTCTCCGTGTCCCCGACACCTCAAGTCAGAGACTCACTTCTTTGGGAAGCGGTTGCCTCTACTCGTGCACCATCAACCTAAGACTGGCTGTCGTCAGGTTCAGCCCTCCCAGAGTGTCCAGCATGTGGTTCCCCCTTCTGAGGAGGACCCAGAGGGATGGCAGGGATGCGGTGTTCCACACAGCAGCTAGGGGAACTCCAAGGCCTCTAGACTAAGGTCCCCTCATAGGATTTAGCCCTGTGTAGGTTGGGCCAGTGGTTCTGATTCAAGAGGCTTTCTCCCACCTCCCACTGGGGAGGCTTCAGAGAGTCAAGGTTGTTCTCAGCAAGTCCATTAGATCCCCTGCAACCAGAGTACTAAATTTAGGAGGATGAGATTCCAGACCTCACCTGTGGCTTCCCCACTCAATCCCCATGTCCCCTGCAGGACTGTCCCCACCACTGCCCTGTTCAAGTAAATGGGGGACTTCCCTGGAAAAGAGGACCTTTACTTTGACTAGGGGGTACCCTGTGCCCATGTATCATTTGTTTCTACAGCAAGCATTTCTCAAATGCCTGTCGGGTACTGGGAATGGCTCTAGGCATTAAGAAAAGAGGTGAATTACCGGGATTTTCCCTCAGGGGAACTCATTATCTGGTAGACCAGAGGTGCTTCCACTGGCATGGGTCCCCCTGAGCTAAGGAGACCATTCCTGAGGCCACACGAAGGCTTGGGGTACACTCCTTGTGTAAAGACCTATGACAGCTTTCACATTGGATTTTCCCATCCTCATCCCAGCCTTTAGAAAGGCAGGGCAGTGGGTGTGACAGGGTGGTGAAGAATCCTGATTTACATCCTCCTAGCTTACTAGCTGTGGAACAACCGGGACCAAGGTAGCCCCTTGGAACTTTGGTCTCATATGTGAAAGAGAAATCATATCAGCTTCATAAGGTCATCATGGGGATCAGATGGTCGGAATTACAGATGATCCCCTGTGGCTTGCTTACCCCAAATTCAAGTCCATTCTCCTCAAGCTCCCTCAATCTCTTGAACCCCTCCATCTCATCCCTACAAAGGGAGGAAGTAGAAGGTATTGAGGAGTCCTTTGGCCAATGCTGGGGGCCCTGT
This genomic interval from Neovison vison isolate M4711 chromosome 1, ASM_NN_V1, whole genome shotgun sequence contains the following:
- the ABCC10 gene encoding ATP-binding cassette sub-family C member 10 isoform X2; translated protein: MERFLAQLCETSVSQPLPVWEGDTTGHCFTQLVLSALPHMLLAVLSACHWGTPRNPDYLPHCSPGWRLRLTASFLLSVLPLLDLLPVTLPPGAGPGPIGLEVLAGGVAAVAWISHCLALWALAHSPHGLFRGPLTLALAAFLPAPALVLTLLWHCQRGTLLPPLLPGPLSRLCLLILQLAALLAYGLGWAIPGQSREPWAQEPLLSQGEEPEVAEDGESWLSRFSYAWLTPLLARGARGELRQPQDTCRLPHRLRPIYLASAFQAHWQEGARLWRALYKVFGQRYLALGLLKLVGTMLGFSGPLLLSFLVGFLEEGQEPLSNGLLYALGLAGGAVLGAVLQNQYGYEVRKVTLQARGAVLTILYRKTLQLGPRRPPAGEALNLLGTDSERLLNFAGSFHEAWGLPLQLAITLYLLHQQVGVAFVGGLILALLLVPVNKVIATRIMASNQEMLQHKDARVKLITELLSGIRVVKFFGWEQALGARVEACRARELGRLWVIKYLDAACVYLWAALPVVISIVIFITYVLLGHQLTATKVFTALALVRMLILPLNNFPWVINGLLEAKVSLDRIQRFLDLPSHNPQAYYSPDPPTEPSTVLELHEALFSWDSAGSSQETFISHLEVKKGALVGIVGKVGCGKSSLLAAIAGELHRLSGRVAVWELSKGFGLATQEPWIQFATIRDNILFGKTFDAQLYKEVLEACALGDDLRILPAGDQTEVGERGVTLSGGQRARIALARAVYQEKELYLLDDPLAAVDADVANHLLHRCILGVLSHTTRLLCTHRIEYLEKADVVLLLEAGRLVRAGPPSEILPLVRAVPKTWAEDGQEADSATGQSVGNLEKTKEGLEGEENACGRLLQEESKKEGAVALHVYRAYWRAMGRGLALAILFSLLLMQATRNAADWWLSHWISQLKADKNSSQEASGPTSPGSTGLLSVQLLLFSPGSLYTSVSPLPKAAPNGSSDVRFYLTVYATIAGINSLCTLLRAVLFAAGTLQAAATLHRRLLHRVLLAPVTFFYSTPTGRILNRFSSDVACADDSLPFMLNILLANATGLLGLLAVLGAGLPWLLLLLPPLSILYDRVQRHYRASSRELRRLSSLTLSPLYAHLADTLAGLPVLRAAGATCRFEEENQRLLELNQRCQFAAGAATQWLDIRLQLMGAAVVSAIAAIALVQHQRGLANPGLVGLSLSYALSLTGLLSGLVSSFTQTETMLVSVERLEEYSCDLPQEPQGQLPRIPAGCHPPGTLSVQWDCSGKPGPPGPA